In Streptococcus respiraculi, one DNA window encodes the following:
- a CDS encoding S66 family peptidase produces MKKLTKNAHIRVISPSSSIEHLGGFEANRAAKERLEALGFQLSFSSHYDEHDMLDSASIESRVADLHEAFLDDSVDMILATIGGFNCNELLPYLDYELIKAHPKPFCGYSDTTALLNAIYAKTGLKTYMGPAYSSFKMEALQDYQTESWLKALTKTSYSLTPSKEWGSNAWYLPDAEMIFHKTKWKVYNHGQATATAIGGNLSTFSLLRGTPYAPQDSDYLFFLEEAEEDDYFNFDRALAALLQAYPEPKAVLIGRFPKECEMTEELLLYILDKYPVLKTIPVIYDMDFAHTQPLFTVTIGATVRVDTETLTVHVKKD; encoded by the coding sequence ATGAAAAAACTGACCAAAAATGCCCACATCCGTGTGATTAGCCCCTCGTCCTCAATTGAGCACCTCGGTGGATTCGAGGCTAATCGCGCGGCCAAAGAACGTTTGGAAGCTCTTGGGTTTCAGCTTTCCTTTTCAAGCCATTACGATGAGCATGATATGCTAGACTCTGCAAGTATCGAAAGCCGCGTAGCTGACTTGCACGAAGCCTTTTTAGATGATAGCGTGGATATGATTTTAGCCACAATTGGCGGCTTTAACTGCAATGAACTGTTGCCTTATCTGGATTATGAGCTGATTAAGGCTCATCCCAAGCCTTTCTGCGGTTATTCTGATACAACTGCCCTACTCAATGCCATCTATGCCAAAACAGGGCTAAAAACCTACATGGGACCTGCCTATTCGAGCTTTAAAATGGAGGCCCTCCAAGACTATCAGACAGAAAGTTGGCTAAAGGCCCTGACTAAGACGTCCTATAGCCTGACCCCAAGTAAGGAATGGGGCAGCAACGCCTGGTATCTGCCTGATGCGGAGATGATTTTCCATAAGACCAAATGGAAAGTTTACAACCACGGACAAGCTACGGCCACTGCTATCGGAGGCAATTTATCAACCTTCTCGCTTCTGCGTGGTACACCCTATGCACCTCAGGATTCTGACTATCTCTTCTTTTTAGAAGAGGCGGAAGAAGATGATTATTTCAACTTTGACCGAGCACTAGCAGCACTTCTTCAAGCCTATCCAGAGCCAAAAGCCGTCCTCATCGGCCGTTTTCCCAAAGAATGCGAAATGACCGAAGAGCTTCTTCTTTATATTCTAGACAAATATCCTGTCTTAAAGACGATTCCAGTGATTTACGATATGGACTTTGCCCACACCCAACCCCTCTTTACAGTCACTATCGGAGCGACTGTTCGCGTTGATACCGAGACTTTGACCGTGCATGTGAAAAAAGACTAA
- the dltA gene encoding D-alanine--poly(phosphoribitol) ligase subunit DltA, with protein sequence MVTQLMIKDMIETIEQYATTQPDFPVYNILGEVHTYRDLKEDSDSLAAKIDSLGLPAKSPVVVFGGQEYEMLATFVALTKSGHAYIPIDSHSALERVSAILEVAEPSLIIGIADFPMEVATPQLTLSEVKNVFVQKTAYDITHSVKGDDNYYIIFTSGTTGKPKGVQISHDNLLSFTNWMITDTEFATPSRPQMLAQPPYSFDLSVMYWAPTLALGGTLFALPSSMAQDFKKLFATILDLPIAIWTSTPSFADLAMLSEDFNAEKMPQITHFYFDGEELTVKTAQKLRDRFPNARIINAYGPTEATVALSAVAVTDEMLATLKRLPIGYTKDDSPTFIIDEAGNKLPFGEQGEIIISGPAVSKGYMNNPEKTAEAFFEFEGLPAYHTGDVGSMTEDGLLLYGGRMDFQIKFNGYRIELEDVSQNLNKSQYIKSAVAVPRYNKDHKVQNLLAYVILKEGVREQFERDIDITKAIKEDLEDIMMSYMMPSKFLYRDSLPLTPNGKIDIKGLISEVNNR encoded by the coding sequence ATGGTGACACAGTTGATGATTAAGGATATGATTGAAACGATTGAGCAGTATGCGACGACTCAGCCAGACTTTCCAGTCTACAATATCTTGGGAGAAGTCCATACCTATCGTGATTTGAAAGAAGATTCAGATAGCCTAGCAGCCAAAATTGACAGTCTTGGATTGCCTGCAAAATCTCCTGTTGTGGTTTTTGGTGGACAAGAGTATGAAATGCTTGCGACCTTTGTTGCCTTGACCAAGTCGGGTCACGCCTACATTCCGATTGACAGCCACTCTGCCTTGGAGCGCGTGTCTGCGATTCTTGAAGTGGCAGAGCCTAGCTTGATTATCGGGATTGCGGATTTTCCAATGGAGGTGGCAACACCCCAGCTTACCTTGTCTGAAGTCAAGAATGTTTTCGTTCAAAAAACGGCTTATGACATCACGCATTCGGTTAAGGGAGATGACAATTACTATATTATTTTCACCTCTGGAACGACTGGTAAGCCAAAAGGAGTGCAAATTTCACATGACAACCTGCTGAGCTTTACCAACTGGATGATTACCGATACGGAATTTGCGACTCCGAGCCGACCGCAGATGTTGGCTCAGCCGCCGTATTCCTTTGACTTGTCGGTCATGTATTGGGCGCCAACCTTGGCTTTAGGAGGGACACTTTTTGCTCTACCAAGTAGCATGGCGCAGGATTTCAAGAAATTATTTGCGACCATTTTAGACTTGCCGATTGCCATTTGGACCTCAACGCCTTCATTTGCGGATTTAGCAATGTTGTCTGAGGATTTTAATGCAGAAAAAATGCCGCAGATTACCCATTTCTACTTTGACGGTGAGGAATTGACGGTGAAAACGGCTCAAAAACTCCGCGACCGTTTCCCAAATGCACGGATTATCAATGCCTATGGACCGACTGAGGCAACGGTTGCTCTTTCAGCCGTAGCAGTGACAGATGAGATGCTAGCGACCCTTAAACGTTTGCCGATTGGCTATACCAAGGACGATTCGCCAACCTTTATCATTGATGAGGCTGGTAATAAACTACCATTTGGTGAGCAGGGAGAAATTATCATTTCAGGTCCTGCTGTATCAAAAGGCTATATGAACAATCCTGAAAAGACAGCCGAAGCCTTCTTTGAATTTGAGGGGCTACCAGCCTATCATACAGGAGATGTGGGGTCAATGACAGAAGATGGTCTGCTCCTGTACGGTGGTCGCATGGACTTCCAAATCAAGTTTAACGGCTACCGCATTGAGCTGGAAGATGTCTCTCAAAACCTTAATAAATCGCAGTATATCAAGTCGGCAGTTGCCGTTCCACGTTATAACAAGGACCACAAGGTGCAAAATCTTCTGGCCTACGTCATCTTAAAAGAGGGTGTACGCGAGCAATTTGAACGTGACATCGACATTACTAAGGCTATCAAAGAAGACTTGGAAGACATCATGATGTCGTACATGATGCCTTCAAAATTCCTCTATCGTGACAGTCTGCCGTTGACACCAAACGGAAAGATTGACATCAAGGGCTTGATTAGTGAGGTAAACAACCGATGA
- the dltC gene encoding D-alanine--poly(phosphoribitol) ligase subunit DltC: protein MDIKAEVIDIIDELFMEDVSSMMDEDLFDAGVLDSMGTVELIVEIESRFDIRVPVSEFGRDDWNTANKIIEGITELRNA, encoded by the coding sequence ATGGATATTAAAGCAGAAGTAATTGATATTATTGATGAATTGTTTATGGAAGATGTCTCAAGCATGATGGATGAAGATTTGTTTGATGCTGGTGTCCTAGACAGTATGGGAACAGTGGAGTTGATTGTCGAAATCGAGTCTCGTTTTGACATCCGCGTACCGGTGTCTGAATTTGGTCGTGACGACTGGAATACGGCTAATAAAATCATCGAAGGGATTACGGAGTTGAGAAATGCTTAA
- a CDS encoding teichoic acid D-Ala incorporation-associated protein DltX, whose protein sequence is MKKHQTIYKFVGQTLLYFVIFLALLYFFSYLGQGQGGFIYNEF, encoded by the coding sequence ATGAAGAAGCATCAAACCATCTACAAGTTTGTAGGACAGACCCTACTGTACTTCGTGATTTTTCTGGCCCTGTTGTACTTTTTTTCCTATCTGGGACAAGGACAAGGTGGCTTTATTTATAATGAATTTTAG
- a CDS encoding YhgE/Pip domain-containing protein, with amino-acid sequence MLEQIKYVLKKPSLWVVMIGVACIPALYNLSFLTSMWDPYGNLKDLPVAVVNDDRPSAFQGKDLRIGQDMVKSMKEGESLDFHFVSSEDAEKGLEAGDYYMIVTLPADLSQKAATLLTDKPEPLTINYQTSKGHSFVAAKMGESAMNKLQESVSENITQTYTRAVFSSMSQMQDGLHQAASGAQELSQGSQALAIGGQTLSNGLGTLATSTQTLSDGAGQLQSGLVQYTDGVAQAATGGTSLVNGLLPYTNGVESLAGGASQLNAKSADLLAGVHQLQSGQDQIQALVNGANRISTGLSQLAAATASSDEQEATLTSLSQGLSSLQAGINDLNTRVSGLSLPSVDTGTITTSLQTIGAHAQAIIASSQADKAASVAALQATAAYQAMDTNQQAELVAAIQATPSERVRQAQAILQELAGMQASLVAVGNASDMTEQVTALQTGIQQLADGANQALPGATTAITELSSGLRQANAALSQLASGSQALAGGVGQLQSELSSGSERLVQGVSLYTDAVGQLSSGATQLAANNAKVMAGADQLATGLATLDSNSATLVNGAERLVDGSSQLQAGAGQLQNGSQELVAGVGKLQVGTDTLASSLSKAHEQLSLVSAERSNADTLSHPVTLSHEDTDKAPTNGVGMAPYMVSVALMVVALSTNVIFAKRIDGKEYTSRSEWAVNKLVINGTIATLASAILYGVLHLIGVEPSHPLATFGLILLASWTFMALVTALIGWNNHLGSFVSLIILLLQLGSSAGTYPIELSPSFFKRVQPYLPMTYTVSGLRQTISMGNHTGHQVAVLSLFLIGFMVAGLLLFRPNQVQAEQ; translated from the coding sequence ATGTTAGAACAAATCAAGTATGTCTTAAAAAAACCAAGCCTATGGGTTGTGATGATTGGGGTAGCCTGCATTCCAGCCCTCTATAACCTCAGTTTTTTAACTTCCATGTGGGATCCCTATGGCAATCTCAAGGATTTGCCAGTTGCGGTGGTCAATGACGATCGACCGTCTGCATTTCAGGGCAAGGATTTGCGGATTGGGCAGGACATGGTGAAATCCATGAAAGAAGGGGAGAGTCTTGACTTTCACTTTGTATCAAGTGAAGATGCGGAAAAAGGCTTAGAAGCTGGTGATTATTATATGATTGTCACTCTACCAGCTGATCTATCACAAAAGGCAGCCACTCTCTTGACAGATAAGCCCGAGCCATTAACCATCAACTATCAGACTTCAAAAGGTCACAGCTTTGTCGCCGCCAAAATGGGTGAATCAGCCATGAATAAACTTCAAGAATCGGTGTCTGAAAACATTACCCAGACTTACACGAGAGCAGTATTTTCGAGCATGTCACAAATGCAAGATGGCCTACATCAAGCCGCAAGCGGGGCGCAAGAACTCAGCCAAGGAAGTCAAGCGCTGGCTATAGGAGGACAGACTCTTTCAAACGGTTTAGGAACGCTTGCGACATCGACCCAAACCTTATCAGACGGAGCAGGTCAGCTTCAGTCAGGTCTTGTGCAATATACGGACGGTGTGGCTCAGGCAGCAACTGGTGGGACAAGCCTTGTAAACGGCTTACTTCCTTATACAAATGGTGTAGAAAGTCTAGCAGGAGGAGCAAGCCAGCTCAATGCCAAATCAGCTGACTTGCTGGCAGGAGTTCATCAATTACAGTCTGGTCAAGACCAGATTCAAGCGTTGGTCAACGGTGCGAATCGTATCAGTACTGGTTTATCTCAACTCGCTGCAGCGACTGCTTCATCTGATGAGCAGGAAGCAACCTTGACCAGTCTGAGCCAAGGGCTTTCTAGCTTGCAAGCAGGTATCAACGATTTAAACACGCGTGTATCAGGATTGAGCCTTCCAAGTGTGGACACAGGGACCATTACCACTAGTTTACAGACGATTGGAGCTCACGCTCAAGCCATTATTGCCTCTAGTCAGGCAGATAAAGCTGCCAGTGTTGCTGCCCTCCAAGCAACAGCTGCTTATCAAGCTATGGATACCAACCAACAGGCAGAATTAGTAGCAGCAATCCAAGCGACTCCGTCTGAACGGGTCAGACAGGCGCAGGCGATTTTGCAAGAACTTGCTGGCATGCAAGCAAGTCTTGTAGCAGTGGGAAATGCCAGTGATATGACAGAGCAAGTGACGGCTCTTCAAACAGGTATCCAACAATTAGCAGACGGTGCCAATCAAGCCTTGCCAGGGGCTACTACGGCGATTACAGAATTGTCTAGCGGGCTTCGTCAAGCAAATGCTGCCCTTTCCCAGCTCGCCTCAGGCAGTCAAGCCTTAGCAGGAGGAGTCGGTCAACTGCAGTCTGAGCTTTCAAGCGGTAGCGAGCGCTTAGTTCAAGGCGTGTCTCTTTATACCGATGCAGTTGGTCAATTAAGTAGTGGTGCGACCCAATTAGCTGCAAATAATGCTAAAGTCATGGCAGGAGCAGATCAATTGGCAACAGGTCTTGCAACCCTAGACAGCAATTCTGCAACTCTTGTGAACGGTGCAGAACGATTAGTAGACGGTTCTAGTCAATTGCAGGCAGGGGCGGGTCAACTGCAAAATGGTAGTCAAGAATTAGTCGCTGGAGTTGGTAAACTCCAAGTAGGAACGGACACCCTAGCAAGCTCCTTGAGCAAGGCGCATGAGCAGCTCTCTCTCGTCTCTGCTGAGCGTAGCAATGCAGATACCCTATCGCATCCAGTTACCCTTTCTCACGAAGATACAGATAAGGCCCCAACGAATGGAGTAGGGATGGCGCCGTATATGGTGTCTGTTGCCCTCATGGTCGTAGCACTTTCAACCAATGTTATCTTTGCCAAGCGCATTGACGGAAAAGAGTACACATCACGTTCAGAGTGGGCTGTGAATAAACTTGTCATTAATGGTACGATTGCGACATTAGCCAGTGCGATTTTATATGGAGTGTTGCATTTGATTGGGGTTGAGCCAAGTCATCCGCTTGCGACTTTTGGTCTGATTCTCCTTGCGTCGTGGACATTTATGGCCTTGGTGACAGCCTTGATTGGCTGGAACAATCATTTGGGTTCCTTTGTTTCTCTCATCATCTTATTGTTGCAATTGGGGTCTAGCGCTGGAACCTATCCGATTGAGCTTAGCCCAAGCTTTTTCAAAAGAGTACAACCATATCTACCAATGACCTATACGGTATCAGGTCTTCGTCAGACCATTTCCATGGGCAATCACACTGGTCATCAAGTGGCCGTCTTGAGCCTCTTTCTTATTGGATTTATGGTGGCAGGACTACTGCTTTTTCGTCCTAACCAAGTTCAAGCTGAACAATAA
- the dltB gene encoding D-alanyl-lipoteichoic acid biosynthesis protein DltB, translating into MMDLLKQLPHLEPYGEPQYFVYLIVAVLPIFIGLFFKKRFAWYESLVSLAFIVFMLTGDSPAQLVALFFYIMWQLAWVFSYKWYRAKKDNKWVFYLHVLLAVMPLALVKVMPAISGHQSLFGFLGISYLTFRSVGMIIEMRDGVLKEFSLGQFLRFLLFMPTFSGGPIDRFRRFEEDYRQIPDCNELLDMLEVAVRYIMLGFLYKFILAHIFGSMILPPLKQYALSQGGWFNLPSLGVMYAFGLDLFFDFAGYSMFAVAISHLMGIKSPHNFDKPFVSRDLKEFWNRWHMSLSFWFRDFVFMRLVMVLMKNKVFKNRNTTSSVAYLMNMIIMGFWHGVTWYYIAYGLFHGLGLVINDAWIRKKKTLNKERKKAGLAPLPDNRFTQALGIVVTFHVVMLSFLIFSGFLNDLWFKK; encoded by the coding sequence ATGATGGATCTTCTCAAACAGCTTCCGCATTTGGAGCCTTATGGAGAACCCCAGTACTTTGTCTACCTGATTGTGGCGGTCCTGCCTATCTTTATCGGTCTCTTTTTTAAGAAGCGTTTTGCTTGGTATGAGAGTCTGGTCAGCCTAGCCTTTATCGTCTTTATGTTGACAGGTGATAGCCCTGCCCAACTTGTTGCCCTCTTCTTTTATATCATGTGGCAGCTTGCGTGGGTCTTTAGCTACAAATGGTATCGGGCGAAAAAGGACAATAAATGGGTCTTTTATCTCCATGTTCTCCTTGCCGTTATGCCGCTAGCGCTGGTGAAAGTTATGCCTGCCATTTCAGGACATCAATCACTCTTTGGTTTTCTAGGAATTTCCTATCTCACTTTCCGATCGGTCGGCATGATTATTGAGATGCGTGACGGGGTCTTAAAAGAATTTAGCTTAGGGCAATTTTTGCGTTTCCTACTCTTTATGCCGACATTCTCAGGTGGTCCGATTGACCGCTTTCGTCGGTTTGAAGAGGATTATCGCCAAATCCCTGACTGTAATGAGTTGCTCGATATGCTGGAAGTGGCTGTCCGCTACATTATGCTAGGATTTTTATATAAGTTTATTCTGGCCCACATTTTTGGCTCGATGATCTTACCACCGCTCAAGCAATACGCCCTATCACAGGGAGGCTGGTTTAACTTACCAAGCTTGGGTGTCATGTATGCCTTTGGTCTTGATTTATTCTTTGACTTTGCAGGCTACTCCATGTTTGCAGTGGCGATTTCCCACCTCATGGGGATTAAAAGTCCGCATAATTTTGATAAGCCTTTCGTGTCTCGTGACCTTAAGGAATTTTGGAATCGCTGGCACATGAGCTTGTCTTTCTGGTTCCGTGACTTTGTTTTTATGCGCTTGGTCATGGTGCTGATGAAAAATAAGGTCTTTAAAAACCGTAATACAACGTCAAGTGTCGCTTATTTGATGAACATGATCATCATGGGCTTTTGGCATGGTGTGACGTGGTATTATATCGCCTACGGTCTTTTTCATGGTCTAGGTCTTGTCATCAATGATGCTTGGATTCGTAAGAAAAAAACGCTCAATAAAGAACGTAAAAAAGCAGGCCTTGCGCCCCTGCCTGACAATCGCTTTACGCAGGCTTTAGGGATTGTGGTGACCTTTCATGTTGTGATGCTGTCGTTTTTAATCTTTTCTGGATTTTTAAACGACCTATGGTTTAAAAAATAA
- the dltD gene encoding D-alanyl-lipoteichoic acid biosynthesis protein DltD, with translation MLKRLWLILGPVFCAVLLVVILLVFFPTKLRHDFEAEKRSAVTLTAASFKGRMQKVQALTDANHRFVPFFGSSEWLRFDSMHPSVLAEKYDRSYRPYLLGQRGAASLNQYFGMQQMLPELENQTAVYVVSPQWFTKTGYDSSAFQQYFNSDQLTSFLSQQIGDEAAQHAADRLLQLYPNVTMAETIRKVANGEVLSASEEQFIGLMERINKRQDIFFSSLIPSYNRHYDQRVLPELSRLPNEFSYQELEKVAIEEAREHIKSNDLGIDDKFYKKRLKAKLRELKGAQKNLSYIKSPEYNDLQLVLNQFAKSKTNVLFVIPPVNEKWMAYTGLREDMYQQTVEKIKYQLESQGFTNIADFSKDGGKPYFMQDTIHMGWLGWLEFDKVVDPFVSNPKPAPAYHLNPAFFSKEWANYDGDMKGFSLK, from the coding sequence ATGCTTAAGCGCCTATGGCTGATTTTAGGACCAGTCTTTTGTGCAGTCTTGCTAGTAGTGATTTTGCTCGTTTTTTTCCCGACTAAGTTGCGTCACGATTTTGAGGCAGAAAAACGCTCTGCAGTGACGCTAACAGCTGCCAGTTTCAAGGGACGGATGCAGAAAGTTCAAGCTCTGACAGATGCTAACCACCGTTTTGTTCCCTTCTTTGGCTCGAGTGAATGGCTACGCTTTGATAGCATGCACCCATCTGTATTGGCAGAAAAATACGACCGTTCCTATCGTCCTTACTTGCTAGGGCAACGCGGAGCAGCTTCTCTTAACCAATACTTTGGTATGCAACAGATGTTGCCAGAGCTTGAGAATCAGACGGCTGTCTATGTTGTCTCGCCCCAATGGTTTACCAAGACAGGCTATGATTCCAGCGCTTTTCAGCAGTATTTTAACAGTGACCAGTTGACTAGTTTCTTGAGTCAGCAGATAGGAGATGAGGCTGCACAACATGCAGCGGATCGCCTCTTACAGCTCTATCCCAATGTCACGATGGCAGAAACGATTAGAAAAGTGGCAAATGGGGAGGTCCTATCGGCTTCAGAAGAGCAGTTTATCGGGCTCATGGAACGTATCAATAAGCGTCAGGATATTTTCTTCAGTAGCTTGATTCCAAGTTATAATCGGCATTACGACCAACGTGTCCTACCAGAGTTGTCTCGCTTGCCGAATGAATTTTCTTACCAAGAACTGGAAAAAGTAGCAATTGAAGAAGCGAGAGAACACATCAAGAGTAATGATTTAGGGATTGATGATAAGTTTTACAAAAAACGCTTGAAAGCCAAGCTCCGGGAACTAAAAGGCGCTCAGAAGAATCTATCCTATATTAAGTCACCTGAATACAATGACTTGCAGCTGGTGCTCAACCAATTTGCTAAATCGAAGACCAATGTTCTCTTTGTCATTCCACCGGTGAATGAGAAATGGATGGCTTATACAGGTCTACGTGAGGACATGTACCAACAGACTGTTGAAAAGATTAAGTATCAGCTAGAAAGCCAAGGTTTTACCAATATTGCCGACTTTTCAAAAGATGGAGGCAAGCCTTACTTTATGCAGGACACCATTCACATGGGTTGGCTGGGCTGGCTTGAATTTGACAAGGTTGTTGATCCTTTTGTCTCAAATCCCAAACCAGCACCTGCCTACCACCTCAACCCAGCCTTTTTCAGCAAAGAATGGGCAAATTATGACGGTGATATGAAGGGATTTTCGCTTAAATAA